The Megalops cyprinoides isolate fMegCyp1 chromosome 11, fMegCyp1.pri, whole genome shotgun sequence genomic sequence ACACTTATTAAATCATACCTTGAGTTTTGCATCAAGTAACACGAGTAATCTCAGctttccctccatttctgtacccaacaaaaacacaattatttaaAAGGCTGCAGGGATGAGTTACAGTCTTATACATATgccaaacatacacatatacgtAAATACCAAtacaaagtaaacaaattaattataatCTCATGTCTTTTGCCGCAAGTTATTTATCCACATAGCATTAGATGATCGAAGCATTCTGTACACAGATAATCATATGTTTCACCTAATCAAAACCTTTTTTGAAGCTGTGTCTTACAATTAATATACAAAGGCCATTCTACCTTTCCCTTACTGGAGCAGAATGAAAACTAACAGACACGATATCTGTGATTATTTCAAAGTGCTTTAAGTATAACTAGTCCATCCAAGATTCAAAACGTGGCACAGATTTATCTTTAACTCACAACTGCAACTCTAGTGaaaggaaaatacagaaaaaagacatctgCGCAAGGCTTGCAGCCAATTTATTTGAAAAGTGCTTGTGAAGCTAGGTTGCTTTTGGGgtcccacaccccaccccatccccagTGTTTCAATTCCCAACAACAGGGAGGTCAGACATATGCAAAGGCACTGTTTGAGTGAAAATAATGCGACTGAACATAATTAGTtcaaaaattaaagaaaaacagatgccATTTTTTCAGAAGACAAAACAGTACAattgaataaactgaaatgcacttgACAAGATCAGAAAATTAATCTTACAGTAGGCAAAGCAAGAAGAGCACAGGACCGCAAAAATGTATCTGctacaaacattttttccttgcttgctttttaaaacCTCCATTACAATCTCGTTCTTTGGCTAACATACACTTCCGAATAAAAGAGCAAGAAGAGTAAAATACAATGAATTAGTTCTAATAATCACTATCTACAGGCTACTCCCCTTATAGTACAATGTGGCATTTAAATGACTCTTGTCAACATATCTAAGTGTTAATTGTTAAAAGAATTTATCAGACtctgaaatattaaatcaaGTAAGACTGCCATAATTTTCCAAAAGTCAACTGCAAGAAGTGTTTGGCATCattgaagaaaaatgtaatatagACATTAAATGTTCACAAGTCCACTGATTTTCAGCACAGTGTGCTAACATCACAATTTAAGGTCAAAAGGCAAATATAGCTCTTTTTAGTACTGATAATAAATTGATTCTTTATCATTTGTTGTTACTCacattttagtttcatttttgaTATTATCAGCACCAAACCAAGCAACCCTACTGtttctgcattaaaatgaaatggatcaCTGCGCAAGGAACAAGGTCAATTTGCTTCTCATTATCAAGCGAAGCAAAGGActcataaaaagaaataataccAAGGATATTTTAAACCCccctgaactgaaaaaaatgaaaaaaggtttttatttttcaaatcacacCTCATTTGAGCAAAACAACTCCTGACAAATCAATAATTGTACTGGggaaataattcaaaataatcttttcaaaaaatactCTCATTCATGCAATACAACTTGATTTTAGCAGCGTCAAGATAAGGGTGCAAACCTACTGATTTGATTATCCAAATGTCAAAATGATTCATCCAAGGAACTCTTGAAATACAGGCAAGCAAAATGGCTATGGCAGAGTGAGGCTTCAGGAGCTACCCTTGTGTTATCACCAGTCTGCATCAATAATAGTGTTTTGCCGTGGGTGGAAAAATCATTTGATTGGTTGACACGACTCAGCGACGGACAGATCAACCCATTGTGGGTTTCATGAAGCTACACTCCCCCAccactgcatgtgtgctgtCCTGCACTGATGCCACTGAATGATCTGGCAGTGAAATGCTGATAGCTCTGCATGCAGATTAAAGACAAAAGGTTTATCATTGTCAAatgagattggaaaaaaaactgaaaagatgaAATTGGGCATTTAATAGATATTGACTACAGCTGGACGTAACATTCTTCCTGAAAAGAAAGGACAgacacaacaaaatgttttggttgTGCAAAGTCTGTCACTTCTAACAAGCCAATGGGTCAAAGTTTTGACTTAGTCTGGCTGCAAATTTCTCCATCGTTCAATgaacaatctttttttaatgactgattGTCAACAAATGCTTGATGGACcttttaaatcagctgtgagGTAAAACTGAGGCCACTGCTAGTTCACACAATGCTGTAATCATGGTCTGTTCCTTGGACTATCCATCTCAAGCACAGACAATTTTTATCACATACTGCAACAACAAAGATATAAATACTTCTCTAAAGTTTTAGAAGGTACTGAACTACAAATTACAACAGAATGTATCATTGTTTATAATCTTCTTGTTTACTGAAATATGAAGGATATATTTCatgtatatctatatttataatgtaaGTATAGCAGAAGAAAATTAACAAATACAAGAGagacaatatttaaaatgtattcaactACAATGCAGTCAACTTTGAGAACAGCGAATCACCCTTATAGTGCAACCCAGGTTGGCACACCACAAAGACCGGGGATATAAAGTGCCTTTCAAAGGATCATAAGAATAGACTTTGTGTCCTTCAGCCAAATGTTTGGCTACTGGTGGTGTCCGGGGATGAGGTCAGTTGAGTTCTGGACTCGGTCACGCCGACCAAGGAGAATTCTGGGAAGTCTGTGCTGGCTGCCTGGCCCCGCAGGCTCAGTTGCCCATTCACAACGCTCAGCTGGGCAGAGATCCCGGACCGCGAGGCCTGAAGGGGGGACCGGAAGTTCTGCTCGAACCCGCTTATCTGAAATGCTGGGTGGGCGACGGCGATGGTGGCAGCTTCGGCCTTTTTCGCCGACGTTACCTGCTCCAGGAAGTCCTCCGTGGGCGACACGGAGGAGGGGTTTGTCTCGTCTCCCGAGAAGGAGAATGGTTGCTGGGCATCTCCTACGAGCAGGCCAAAGTGCGACTTGTCCAAGGGTGACCGCAGAGGCGAGCTCAGCCCTGCCCGGAAGCGGCTGGCTGAAGCGTACGGCTTGTCTGCCGTGGCGAACAGTGGCTGGCCCTCTGTCACGAAGGCCAGGCTCTGGCTGCCCAGGAAGCTGTCGTTTTGGCTGGTCCTCTCCAGTGCCTGCTGGAGGAACTTGGAGTACTCCTGCAGCATGCTGGCCTTCTCCGCAGGGGCTGCCTGTGAGCCTGCCCCAAGCCCCTCCGCCTGCCCGGCCTCCGAAACATCAGATGAATTGATGGACAAGCTGGACGTCACCTCGGCGTCAGCCACCCCAAAGGAGATCTCCGGCTGGCCATTGGCCTTGTTGGAGTAGTGGTCCAACAGGGTCTGGAGAACCTCATCGGGCAGGACGCCACGGTCATGGCTGGGCTTGATTTCCACACTCAGCGCCTGGCCGTCCAGGATGGCGGCAGGGACAGCATCCTCCATGACACTGGCCACGGCAGCCTGGGTGACAGCGGGCTGCGAGGCCGCTGATCCTACACTCAGGGCGTAGTCGCGCGTGCCGGTGGGGGCGGTGGCTGCCTGCAGGTAGCGCTTCTTCTTCAAGAACTGCACAGCGTCCTCGTAGTTGGTGCTGCTCGCCACCGCAGCGGGCTTGCTTGGCCCGCCTTGCAGGCCGTCAGCAGGGTCTAGGCTTGCATGCGCCTCCGCGTCCAGCAGGCCCTGCTTCTCGACCAGCTCGTAGGGGTACCCAGCCGCCTTGCCATCCTCGAAGCCGGACAGCGGGGACAGGTCCGGGGGTGGCTCTGCCCTCGGCCTCCCACTCCGCTTGCAAGTCACCTTCTTCAGGACCAGCTTGGGGGGGTGGGCCAGCTCTGAGGGCCCTGGCCCCCGAAGCGCCCCACCCAGTGGAGGCTCTGGCAGTTCCACTGAGTACTCCGCCACCACATACTCGTCTTTCACCTTGGAGGGGGCAGCAGCTACCGCGGTGAAGAGGGGAGGGCACTCCGGCTTGCGCGGCCgcagctcccctctctcctcgcCACCCTTCTCCAAGGTGGGGCGGGTCTTCTCGCTGGCCCG encodes the following:
- the LOC118785965 gene encoding zinc finger protein 148-like isoform X1, with the translated sequence MSMEEKLEGMLLKCSGVVGLHPSSRVLGTPGGDGRRVVGAASESLVELSLGERALTHHALLVGDDEDEDDREEGVLAPHHLVTQDELMVQEETVRNDTEEGPEAELQQGLPHRLSYPLHLPVNVKQELKLSDVAMGMKKERRPARDLSDCLKKKKRKQRSPAKILTINEDGSLGLQSSKSHVCEHCSAAFRTNYHLQRHVFIHTGEKPFQCAQCDMRFIQKYLLQRHEKIHTGEKPFRCDECGMRFIQKYHMQRHKRTHSGEKPYQCDYCHQYFSRTDRVLKHKRMCHENRDRKANRATSKEALPSGDNDLGSPFAPRENSAHPPKKKRQRASEKTRPTLEKGGEERGELRPRKPECPPLFTAVAAAPSKVKDEYVVAEYSVELPEPPLGGALRGPGPSELAHPPKLVLKKVTCKRSGRPRAEPPPDLSPLSGFEDGKAAGYPYELVEKQGLLDAEAHASLDPADGLQGGPSKPAAVASSTNYEDAVQFLKKKRYLQAATAPTGTRDYALSVGSAASQPAVTQAAVASVMEDAVPAAILDGQALSVEIKPSHDRGVLPDEVLQTLLDHYSNKANGQPEISFGVADAEVTSSLSINSSDVSEAGQAEGLGAGSQAAPAEKASMLQEYSKFLQQALERTSQNDSFLGSQSLAFVTEGQPLFATADKPYASASRFRAGLSSPLRSPLDKSHFGLLVGDAQQPFSFSGDETNPSSVSPTEDFLEQVTSAKKAEAATIAVAHPAFQISGFEQNFRSPLQASRSGISAQLSVVNGQLSLRGQAASTDFPEFSLVGVTESRTQLTSSPDTTSSQTFG
- the LOC118785965 gene encoding zinc finger protein 148-like isoform X2; amino-acid sequence: MSMEEKLEGMLLKCSGVVGLHPSSRVLGTPGGDGRRVVGAASESLVELSLGERALTHHALLVGDDEDEDDREEGVLAPHHLVTQDELMVQEETVNVKQELKLSDVAMGMKKERRPARDLSDCLKKKKRKQRSPAKILTINEDGSLGLQSSKSHVCEHCSAAFRTNYHLQRHVFIHTGEKPFQCAQCDMRFIQKYLLQRHEKIHTGEKPFRCDECGMRFIQKYHMQRHKRTHSGEKPYQCDYCHQYFSRTDRVLKHKRMCHENRDRKANRATSKEALPSGDNDLGSPFAPRENSAHPPKKKRQRASEKTRPTLEKGGEERGELRPRKPECPPLFTAVAAAPSKVKDEYVVAEYSVELPEPPLGGALRGPGPSELAHPPKLVLKKVTCKRSGRPRAEPPPDLSPLSGFEDGKAAGYPYELVEKQGLLDAEAHASLDPADGLQGGPSKPAAVASSTNYEDAVQFLKKKRYLQAATAPTGTRDYALSVGSAASQPAVTQAAVASVMEDAVPAAILDGQALSVEIKPSHDRGVLPDEVLQTLLDHYSNKANGQPEISFGVADAEVTSSLSINSSDVSEAGQAEGLGAGSQAAPAEKASMLQEYSKFLQQALERTSQNDSFLGSQSLAFVTEGQPLFATADKPYASASRFRAGLSSPLRSPLDKSHFGLLVGDAQQPFSFSGDETNPSSVSPTEDFLEQVTSAKKAEAATIAVAHPAFQISGFEQNFRSPLQASRSGISAQLSVVNGQLSLRGQAASTDFPEFSLVGVTESRTQLTSSPDTTSSQTFG